The DNA window AGAGGACCGCCCAATCCAACGGCTTTGGGAGAGTCTCCGGATCGAGTCCGACGGGTTCGACGATCAACTCGCGATTCGTTTGCATGGGGCGGGAAGTATAGAGATCGTCACTGGCGATGGAACAAGGCCGGAGGCGGCACGGGCACGATTCCTGCGCCCAAGATCTACGCAGAACGACCGCTTCGCACCCCCTGCGTACCGCAAAACCCGGGTCAAAATCAGACCCTTGATTGTAAGTTGATACGGCCTTCCCCGCCCCATGAGATTCTCGTACCGTTTCGATCATGCCTTTCGACTCGTCACTCGCTGCCGTGCCAGTGCTGATCGGTACGAACGCCTTTTTCGTCTCGGCCGAGTACGCCGTCGTATCGCTTCGGCCGGCCCAGATCGATGCCATGCGGGTCGCCGGCTGGAAACGGGCGGCCGCGGCAATTGACGCTCTCAAAGCCCGCCCCGCCGACGCCATCGGCACCATTCAGGTTTGCATCACGATGACCAACCTGATGCTCGGCTGGATAGGCGAGCCGGCGATGTCGCGTCTGCTGATGGCGGTATTCCAGCCGTTGGAGCATCTTTCGCCCACCGTCATCGGAACGGTTTCCGTCATCCTCAGTTTCGTCGTCGTAACGTTGCTGACAGTCGTACTCAGCGAACTGCTCCCCAAGGCATTAACACTGAAGTACGCAATGACCGCCGGTAAGTGGACCGCAGTCCCGGTGCTCGGTATTCGATATGCCCTGCGGCCGCTGGTCTGGTTGATGAACGCAATTGCAGACGCCATCACCAGGCCATTGGGGCTTGGGAGCGTTCAGGAACTGGAAGAACAGCGCGTCACCGCCGACGAGCTTCGCCTGATGGCCCATCAGGCCGCCAGCGACGGCGAGTTGAGCGGCCCGGAACGATCGATCGTCCTCGCGGGATTGACCATCGGCCGGCGGCGGGCGAAGGAGATCATGATCCCGCGGATGAAGGTCGCATACCTCGATCTGTCATGGGACATGAACCGCAACCGGGAGGTCATGAATAGTCATCTTTACAGCAGGCTCCCGCTTTGCGATCACGGGATGGATCACGTCGTTGGGATCGTGTCGACCAAGGAGTTCCTCAGCGCCTACAACGAATCCGGCGACAGCAGTGTGCTGCAACTGATTGCACAGCCGCCTTCATTCACGACGGAGAACGCCACGCTCGACAAACTCCTGACCGAATTCCACACAAAGAAGACACAGATGATGCTCCTCGTCGACGAGTACGGCGGCGTGGAGGGGATCGTGACGTTAAAAGATGTTGTCGATGAACTTGTCGGCGAGATCTGAAGCGATCGCGCAACCCACACTT is part of the Humisphaera borealis genome and encodes:
- a CDS encoding hemolysin family protein gives rise to the protein MPFDSSLAAVPVLIGTNAFFVSAEYAVVSLRPAQIDAMRVAGWKRAAAAIDALKARPADAIGTIQVCITMTNLMLGWIGEPAMSRLLMAVFQPLEHLSPTVIGTVSVILSFVVVTLLTVVLSELLPKALTLKYAMTAGKWTAVPVLGIRYALRPLVWLMNAIADAITRPLGLGSVQELEEQRVTADELRLMAHQAASDGELSGPERSIVLAGLTIGRRRAKEIMIPRMKVAYLDLSWDMNRNREVMNSHLYSRLPLCDHGMDHVVGIVSTKEFLSAYNESGDSSVLQLIAQPPSFTTENATLDKLLTEFHTKKTQMMLLVDEYGGVEGIVTLKDVVDELVGEI